The following proteins come from a genomic window of Caloenas nicobarica isolate bCalNic1 chromosome 6, bCalNic1.hap1, whole genome shotgun sequence:
- the STK11IP gene encoding serine/threonine-protein kinase 11-interacting protein isoform X2, which translates to MAAETLVHGLARLLQDAGDLVLDGSSTLTLLTPTLQHLTQVFEQHLGSRNQNRGFVALPSHPAETAAILQAQFLFDVLQKTHSLKLVHVPNCVLQSAVKIFPFKSLRHLELRSVPPHCLQGLRFVYSQLESLTCCKCISTLEEIIAACGGDLSCALPWLELQTVNFSYNSITALDDSLQLLNALRVLDLSHNKIQDCEHYLTTLTELEYLNLAYNFLSKVPNLGIFSRSKLVTLILRNNELDSINGVEQLVNLQHLDVAYNLLLEHAQLAPLSTLHYVKKLHLEGNPLWFHQNHRSATLVHLSPRAASSNFLLDGEPLSSSDLMYLPRLVQSVSQSIHTSTSEKTTLDRSALDSSCAADFSDSQSPAENVAVRRPRKKSKGKVKVRRASISEPSDTEHEPQPLSLSAGLVLQHQKEMKRLDSFRDRFGVDWLQYKRHLEEHDQVPVICRSHSADEIVGRPAAMDLQSESSDPEQGKPQVSQKESSPPLDDTEKEEEPEVQLDEPVEGEQREEEEADELMLGEEEEEKPEVDLCQPVLVSQIEGEGDPEPDWIFLRVTAKHVIEVELKAARVLHKLELKCLQKVETSEMSWKRMDLERVFPVLVLHFSYIRKDRQKRKYVVLDDCPEQCLQCVLEVLSPAVEENRRNQDQEKGSAKLQCLKCKWEFSQSLAPWHQGSYPSEVEDAKILETLVASNQDASAAGEPIACPSCSSDHVVILPSEVCSSTPLPSGPDSTSEDLSDSVLEGGSQQEGPEEAPALASESGKFYIGGEDSSEMDTSNSTRTPELSGEHDGTLPSSSRSSDVGCRKKELGMKSQYLSLSHTDTNGGSLMGSYHYSGSRGPTPSQLSLNSESEETWNLSPPVNGVLNTRDFRCVDHRLKLYLDMEVFEENAEEFQCFLKVVMVKFGRQGEFLSILVASDLKVYVLEVTGAIRGQPADWLKKNDSHYLYDISHLEVGLCHQSLRMEFENPKASYNLLIRNQSCCDQFLQNLTRLCWIPRPQILQLQMMLVSSTCWPI; encoded by the exons ATGGCGGCGGAGACGCTGGTGCACGGCCTGGCGCGGCTGCTGCAGGACGCGG GGGACCTCGTCCTGGACGGCTCCAGCACGCTGACGCTGCTCACCCCCACTCTGCAGCACCTCACGCAGGTCTTCGAGCAGCACCTGGGCTCCCGCAACCAGAACCGGGGCTTCGTGGCGCTGCCCTCGCACCCCGCCGAGACCGCCGCCATCCTGCAGGCGCAGTTCCTCTTCGACGTCCTGCAGAAGACTCACTCCCTGAAG CTCGTTCATGTTCCAAACTGTGTTTTGCAGTCTGCTGTGAAGATTTTCCCTTTCAAGTCCCTCCGGCATCTGGAA TTGAGGTCTGTCCCTCCACACTGCCTCCAGGGACTGCGATTTGTCTATTCTCAGCTGGAATCTCTAACCTGTTGCAAATGTATCAGTACGCTGGAG GAAATCATTGCAGCCTGTGGTGGAGATCTGAGCTGTGCTCTCCCGTGGCTGGAATTACAGACTGTGAACTTCAGCTATAACTCAATCACTGCCTTGGATGACTCACTG CAATTACTGAATGCTCTGAGAGTCCTGGATTTGAGTCACAACAAGATCCAGGATTGTGAGCACTATTTAACG ACCCTTACAGAGCTGGAGTACCTCAATCTGGCTTATAACTTCCTGTCCAAGGTGCCAAACCTTGGCATCTTCAGCCGATCCAAGCTGGTGACCCTGATCCTGCGCAACAACGAACTTGACAGCATTAATG GGGTTGAACAGCTGGTGAATCTGCAGCACCTGGATGTGGCCTATAACCTGCTGCTGGAACATGCTCAGCTGGCACCATTGTCCACCCTACACTATGTAAAAAAA CTGCATTTAGAGGGAAACCCATTATGGTTCCATCAAAACCACCGATCTGCAACCCTTGTACATCTGTCTCCCAGGGCAGCCTCCTCCAAT TTCCTCTTGGACGGGGAGCCACTCTCTTCCTCGGACCTAATG TACCTTCCGAGGCTTGTGCAAAGTGTGTCACAGTCCATCCACACTTCTACCTCAGAGAAGACCACGCTGGACCGCAGTGCTCTGGACAGTTCCTGTGCTGCAGACTTCAGTGACAGTCAGTCCCCAGCAGAGAATGTGGCTGTCAGGCGCCCTCGAAAGAAAAGCAAG GGAAAAGTCAAAGTGCGCAGAGCGAGCATTTCGGAGCCCAGTGACACAGAACATGAGCCCCAGCCTTTATCTCTCTCTGCTG GCCTGGTCCTGCAGCATCAGAAGGAGATGAAGCGCTTGGACAGCTTCAGAGATCGCTTTGGTGTTGACTGGCTGCAGTACAAGAGACACCTGGAGGAGCATGACCAAGTACCTGTCATCTGCCGTAGCCATTCTGCAGATGAGATTGTGGGCAGACCTGCTGCCATGGACTTGCAGAGTGAGAGCTCTGACCCAGAGCAAGGAAAACCCCAAGTATCCCAGAAGGAATCCTCTCCTCCTTTAGATGATactgagaaggaggaagagcCTGAAGTGCAGCTGGATGAGCCTGTGGaaggagaacagagagaagaagaggaggcagATGAGCTAATgctgggagaggaagaagaggagaagccaGAAG TGGACCTTTGCCAGCCAGTGCTGGTGAGCCAAATAGAAGGGGAAGGGGACCCAGAGCCAGACTGGATCTTCCTGCGAGTCACAGCTAAGCATGTGATTGAGGTGGAGCTGAAAGCTGCCAGAGTCCTCCACAAGCTGGAGCTGAAATGCCTGCAAAAGGTGGAGACCTCTGAGATGAGCTGGAAGAGGATG gACCTGGAGCGAGTTTTTCCTGTCCTGGTGTTGCATTTCAGCTACATTCGCAAGGACCGGCAGAAGCGCAAATATGTGGTGCTTGACGACTGCCCAGAGCAGTGTCTACAG TGTGTCCTTGAAGTGTTGTCCCCAGCTGTTGAGGAGAATCGGCGAAATCAGGACCAGGAGAAGGGATCTGCAAAGCTCCAGTGTCTGAAATGCAAGTGGGAGTTTTCACAGTCCCTGGCTCCCTGGCATCAAGGTTCCTATCCTTCAGAGGTTGAAGATGCCAAAATCCTGGAGACCCTGGTTGCCTCAAATCAAG ATGCTTcagcagctggtgagcccatAGCCTGTCCCAGTTGTTCCAGTGACCATGTGGTCATCCTGCCTTCAGAGGTGTGCTCCAGCACACCTTTGCCATCTGGCCCTGATAGCACAAGTGAGGACCTGTCAGACTCTGTCCTGGAGGGAGGCAGCCAGCAGGAAGGCCCAGAGGAAGCGCCTGCCCTGGCCAGTGAGAGTGGGAAGTTCTACATTGGCGGGGAGGACAGCTCGGAGATGGATACCAGCAACAGCACCAGGACCCCAGAGCTGAGTGGCGAGCATGACGGCACGCTCCCTTCCAGCTCTCGCAGTTCAGATGTGGGCTGCAGGAAGAAGGAGCTGGGCATGAAGAGCCAGTACTTGTCCCTCAGCCACACAGACACCAACGGAGGCAGCTTGATGGGCAGCTACCATTACAGCGGCTCTCGCGGGCCCACTCCTTCCCAGCTCTCTTTGAACTCTGAGTCCGAGGAAACGTGGAATCTCAGTCCCC CTGTAAACGGCGTCCTGAACACGAGGGACTTCCGTTGTGTGGATCATCGCCTGAAGCTGTACCTGGACATGGAGGTTTTTGAGGAGAATGCTGAGGAGTTCCAGTGCTTCCTCAAG GTGGTCATGGTGAAGTTTGGCCGACAAGGAGAGTTCCTCTCAATCCTGGTTGCCTCTGATCTCAAGGTTTATGTGCTGGAAGTCACTGGGGCTATCAG GGGACAACCTGCAGACTGGCTGAAGAAGAATGACTCTCACTACCTGTATGATATTTCCCATCTGGAAGTGGGACTGTGCCACCAGAGCTTGCGAATGGAATTTGAGAACCCGAAAGCCTCATACAATCTGCTGATCCGGAACCAAAGCTGCTGTGACCAGTTCCTGCAGAATTTGACAC GCCTCTGCTGGATTCCAAGACCACAGattctgcagctgcagatgaTGCTTGTTTCTTCTACCTGCTGGCCTATCTGA
- the STK11IP gene encoding serine/threonine-protein kinase 11-interacting protein isoform X1 → MAAETLVHGLARLLQDAGDLVLDGSSTLTLLTPTLQHLTQVFEQHLGSRNQNRGFVALPSHPAETAAILQAQFLFDVLQKTHSLKLVHVPNCVLQSAVKIFPFKSLRHLELRSVPPHCLQGLRFVYSQLESLTCCKCISTLEEIIAACGGDLSCALPWLELQTVNFSYNSITALDDSLQLLNALRVLDLSHNKIQDCEHYLTTLTELEYLNLAYNFLSKVPNLGIFSRSKLVTLILRNNELDSINGVEQLVNLQHLDVAYNLLLEHAQLAPLSTLHYVKKLHLEGNPLWFHQNHRSATLVHLSPRAASSNFLLDGEPLSSSDLMYLPRLVQSVSQSIHTSTSEKTTLDRSALDSSCAADFSDSQSPAENVAVRRPRKKSKGKVKVRRASISEPSDTEHEPQPLSLSAGLVLQHQKEMKRLDSFRDRFGVDWLQYKRHLEEHDQVPVICRSHSADEIVGRPAAMDLQSESSDPEQGKPQVSQKESSPPLDDTEKEEEPEVQLDEPVEGEQREEEEADELMLGEEEEEKPEVDLCQPVLVSQIEGEGDPEPDWIFLRVTAKHVIEVELKAARVLHKLELKCLQKVETSEMSWKRMDLERVFPVLVLHFSYIRKDRQKRKYVVLDDCPEQCLQCVLEVLSPAVEENRRNQDQEKGSAKLQCLKCKWEFSQSLAPWHQGSYPSEVEDAKILETLVASNQDASAAGEPIACPSCSSDHVVILPSEVCSSTPLPSGPDSTSEDLSDSVLEGGSQQEGPEEAPALASESGKFYIGGEDSSEMDTSNSTRTPELSGEHDGTLPSSSRSSDVGCRKKELGMKSQYLSLSHTDTNGGSLMGSYHYSGSRGPTPSQLSLNSESEETWNLSPPVNGVLNTRDFRCVDHRLKLYLDMEVFEENAEEFQCFLKVVMVKFGRQGEFLSILVASDLKVYVLEVTGAIRGQPADWLKKNDSHYLYDISHLEVGLCHQSLRMEFENPKASYNLLIRNQSCCDQFLQNLTHLMQELPAKHRSKVKEIPTVEMNPQHWLWPLLDSKTTDSAAADDACFFYLLAYLIQGASAFPVTLLSTRNTLFLLEENHQWQVQPSLDEDHGAETPPRSSIQLKEKQPISSISNVITYRLCPCDIKLMLYDEVLKVESTWHIRTECPELLVELVEWIRGPWEEMFSIELRKAVYEGLE, encoded by the exons ATGGCGGCGGAGACGCTGGTGCACGGCCTGGCGCGGCTGCTGCAGGACGCGG GGGACCTCGTCCTGGACGGCTCCAGCACGCTGACGCTGCTCACCCCCACTCTGCAGCACCTCACGCAGGTCTTCGAGCAGCACCTGGGCTCCCGCAACCAGAACCGGGGCTTCGTGGCGCTGCCCTCGCACCCCGCCGAGACCGCCGCCATCCTGCAGGCGCAGTTCCTCTTCGACGTCCTGCAGAAGACTCACTCCCTGAAG CTCGTTCATGTTCCAAACTGTGTTTTGCAGTCTGCTGTGAAGATTTTCCCTTTCAAGTCCCTCCGGCATCTGGAA TTGAGGTCTGTCCCTCCACACTGCCTCCAGGGACTGCGATTTGTCTATTCTCAGCTGGAATCTCTAACCTGTTGCAAATGTATCAGTACGCTGGAG GAAATCATTGCAGCCTGTGGTGGAGATCTGAGCTGTGCTCTCCCGTGGCTGGAATTACAGACTGTGAACTTCAGCTATAACTCAATCACTGCCTTGGATGACTCACTG CAATTACTGAATGCTCTGAGAGTCCTGGATTTGAGTCACAACAAGATCCAGGATTGTGAGCACTATTTAACG ACCCTTACAGAGCTGGAGTACCTCAATCTGGCTTATAACTTCCTGTCCAAGGTGCCAAACCTTGGCATCTTCAGCCGATCCAAGCTGGTGACCCTGATCCTGCGCAACAACGAACTTGACAGCATTAATG GGGTTGAACAGCTGGTGAATCTGCAGCACCTGGATGTGGCCTATAACCTGCTGCTGGAACATGCTCAGCTGGCACCATTGTCCACCCTACACTATGTAAAAAAA CTGCATTTAGAGGGAAACCCATTATGGTTCCATCAAAACCACCGATCTGCAACCCTTGTACATCTGTCTCCCAGGGCAGCCTCCTCCAAT TTCCTCTTGGACGGGGAGCCACTCTCTTCCTCGGACCTAATG TACCTTCCGAGGCTTGTGCAAAGTGTGTCACAGTCCATCCACACTTCTACCTCAGAGAAGACCACGCTGGACCGCAGTGCTCTGGACAGTTCCTGTGCTGCAGACTTCAGTGACAGTCAGTCCCCAGCAGAGAATGTGGCTGTCAGGCGCCCTCGAAAGAAAAGCAAG GGAAAAGTCAAAGTGCGCAGAGCGAGCATTTCGGAGCCCAGTGACACAGAACATGAGCCCCAGCCTTTATCTCTCTCTGCTG GCCTGGTCCTGCAGCATCAGAAGGAGATGAAGCGCTTGGACAGCTTCAGAGATCGCTTTGGTGTTGACTGGCTGCAGTACAAGAGACACCTGGAGGAGCATGACCAAGTACCTGTCATCTGCCGTAGCCATTCTGCAGATGAGATTGTGGGCAGACCTGCTGCCATGGACTTGCAGAGTGAGAGCTCTGACCCAGAGCAAGGAAAACCCCAAGTATCCCAGAAGGAATCCTCTCCTCCTTTAGATGATactgagaaggaggaagagcCTGAAGTGCAGCTGGATGAGCCTGTGGaaggagaacagagagaagaagaggaggcagATGAGCTAATgctgggagaggaagaagaggagaagccaGAAG TGGACCTTTGCCAGCCAGTGCTGGTGAGCCAAATAGAAGGGGAAGGGGACCCAGAGCCAGACTGGATCTTCCTGCGAGTCACAGCTAAGCATGTGATTGAGGTGGAGCTGAAAGCTGCCAGAGTCCTCCACAAGCTGGAGCTGAAATGCCTGCAAAAGGTGGAGACCTCTGAGATGAGCTGGAAGAGGATG gACCTGGAGCGAGTTTTTCCTGTCCTGGTGTTGCATTTCAGCTACATTCGCAAGGACCGGCAGAAGCGCAAATATGTGGTGCTTGACGACTGCCCAGAGCAGTGTCTACAG TGTGTCCTTGAAGTGTTGTCCCCAGCTGTTGAGGAGAATCGGCGAAATCAGGACCAGGAGAAGGGATCTGCAAAGCTCCAGTGTCTGAAATGCAAGTGGGAGTTTTCACAGTCCCTGGCTCCCTGGCATCAAGGTTCCTATCCTTCAGAGGTTGAAGATGCCAAAATCCTGGAGACCCTGGTTGCCTCAAATCAAG ATGCTTcagcagctggtgagcccatAGCCTGTCCCAGTTGTTCCAGTGACCATGTGGTCATCCTGCCTTCAGAGGTGTGCTCCAGCACACCTTTGCCATCTGGCCCTGATAGCACAAGTGAGGACCTGTCAGACTCTGTCCTGGAGGGAGGCAGCCAGCAGGAAGGCCCAGAGGAAGCGCCTGCCCTGGCCAGTGAGAGTGGGAAGTTCTACATTGGCGGGGAGGACAGCTCGGAGATGGATACCAGCAACAGCACCAGGACCCCAGAGCTGAGTGGCGAGCATGACGGCACGCTCCCTTCCAGCTCTCGCAGTTCAGATGTGGGCTGCAGGAAGAAGGAGCTGGGCATGAAGAGCCAGTACTTGTCCCTCAGCCACACAGACACCAACGGAGGCAGCTTGATGGGCAGCTACCATTACAGCGGCTCTCGCGGGCCCACTCCTTCCCAGCTCTCTTTGAACTCTGAGTCCGAGGAAACGTGGAATCTCAGTCCCC CTGTAAACGGCGTCCTGAACACGAGGGACTTCCGTTGTGTGGATCATCGCCTGAAGCTGTACCTGGACATGGAGGTTTTTGAGGAGAATGCTGAGGAGTTCCAGTGCTTCCTCAAG GTGGTCATGGTGAAGTTTGGCCGACAAGGAGAGTTCCTCTCAATCCTGGTTGCCTCTGATCTCAAGGTTTATGTGCTGGAAGTCACTGGGGCTATCAG GGGACAACCTGCAGACTGGCTGAAGAAGAATGACTCTCACTACCTGTATGATATTTCCCATCTGGAAGTGGGACTGTGCCACCAGAGCTTGCGAATGGAATTTGAGAACCCGAAAGCCTCATACAATCTGCTGATCCGGAACCAAAGCTGCTGTGACCAGTTCCTGCAGAATTTGACAC ATCTCATGCAGGAGCTACCTGCTAAACACAGGAGTAAGGTGAAGGAAATACCCACTGTGGAAATGAATCCACAACATTGGCTATG GCCTCTGCTGGATTCCAAGACCACAGattctgcagctgcagatgaTGCTTGTTTCTTCTACCTGCTGGCCTATCTGATCCAAG GGGCATCTGCTTTCCCTGTGACCCTGCTGAGCACTCGAAACACGCTGTTTCTGTTGGAGGAGAATCACCAGTGGCAGGTGCAGCCCTCCTTAGATGAAGACCACGGGGCAGAAACACCTCCTAGGAGCAGCATCCAGTTGAAGGAGAAGCAGCCGATCAGCAGTATTAGCAATGTCATAACCTATCGCCTCTGTCCTTGTGATATCAAGCTGATGCTTTATGATGAG GTGCTGAAGGTGGAGAGCACTTGGCACATCCGCACAGAGTGCCCGGAGCTCCTGGTAGAGCTGGTGGAGTGGATCCGCGGGCCCTGGGAGGAGATGTTCTCCATTGAGCTACGGAAGGCTGTGTACGAGGGACTGGAGTGA
- the LOC135990168 gene encoding gap junction gamma-1 protein-like, whose amino-acid sequence MSWSFLTRLLEEINNHSTFVGKIWLTVLIVFRIVLTAVGGESIYYDEQSKFVCNTQQPGCENVCYDAFAPLSHVRFWIFQIIMVATPSVLYLGFAVHRIARMPESSRRRAPAARRARMPVVRRGAGRDYEEAEDDNEEDPMIFEEIEVEKEKSPESGEKHDGRRRIKQDGLMRAYVLHLLCRSLLEIAFLFGQYLLYRFEVSPSYVCSRSPCPHTVDCFVSRPTEKTIFLLVMYAVSGLCLFLNLCELVHLGVGRIRDALSQHDSSPLPPGGSPAPQYPKKAPSAPPTYHSLKKEPPRTLLPPDKLDYRESLAQAAVGRFALAGAPPAHELDRLREHLRLAQEHLEVAFHLQPPLRPPSPARSSSPEANGIAAEQNRLNLAHEKGTTACERTTGL is encoded by the exons ATGAGCTGGAGTTTCCTGACACGGCTCCTGGAGGAGATCAACAACCACTCAACCTTTGTGGGAAAGATCTGGCTGACCGTCCTCATCGTCTTCCGCATCGTGCTGACAGCCGTGGGGGGCGAGTCCATCTACTATGATGAGCAGAGCAAGTTTGTCTGCAAcacacagcagcctggctgtgaGAACGTCTGCTATGATGCCTTCGCCCCACTATCCCACGTCCGCTTCTGGATCTTCCAGATCATCATGGTGGCCACGCCATCGGTGCTCTACCTGGGCTTTGCCGTGCACCGCATTGCCCGCATGCCTGAGTCCTCACGGCGCCGGGCACCGGCAGCCCGGCGGGCACGCATGCCGGTGGTGCGCCGGGGAGCCGGGCGGGACTACGAGGAGGCGGAGGACGATAACGAAGAAGACCCCATGATCTTTGAGGAGATCGaggtggagaaggagaagagccCAGAGAGTGGAGAGAAGCATGACGGCCGGCGCCGCATCAAGCAGGATGGGCTGATGCGTGCCTACGTCCTGCACCTGCTGTGCCGCTCGCTGCTGGAGATAGCTTTCCTCTTCGGGCAGTACCTGCTGTACCGCTTTGAGGTGAGCCCCTCCTACGtctgcagccgcagcccctgcccgcacACTGTCGACTGCTTTGTCTCCCGCCCCACCGAGAAGACCATCTTCCTCCTCGTCATGTACGCTGTCAGCGGGCTCTGCCTCTTCCTTAACCTCTGCGAGCTGGTTCACCTCGGCGTGGGGCGCATCCGTGATGCCCTGAGCCAGCACGACAGCTCCCCTCTCCCACCCGGCGGCAGCCCTGCTCCACAGTACCCCAAGAAAGCCCCCAGCGCACCCCCCACCTACCACTCTCTGAAGAAGGAGCCGCCGCGAACCCTGCTGCCACCAGACAAGCTGGACTACCGGGAGAGCCTGGCGCAGGCGGCCGTGGGGCGCTTCGCCCTGGCCGGGGCTCCCCCAGCGCATGAGCTGGACCGGTTGCGCGAGCACCTGCGCCTGGCCCAGGAGCACCTGGAGGTGGCTTtccacctgcagccccccctgcggccccccagccctgcccgcagcagcagccccgaGGCCAACGGCATCGCCGCTGAGCAGAACCGCCTCAACCTCGCCCATGAGAAGGGGACCACTGCCTGCGAGAGGACCACAg GGCTGTGA